The following are encoded together in the Pithys albifrons albifrons isolate INPA30051 chromosome 5, PitAlb_v1, whole genome shotgun sequence genome:
- the TMEM154 gene encoding transmembrane protein 154 yields the protein MFGCSREPAGAPLGWEHCQGSMRNLNLLTLLSVLALAGGSVGNGLENDGSGDGSLTLSTVTVTSPPAVGSPTVEHHEAVATSTSESSFETESTPSSELNDVNHENSLEAAEQSILIYVVPAVLLVLLILLITFFLMHHKRKKSKQDELGSENVKSPIFEEDTPSVMEIEMEELDKWMNSMNKNADCECLPTVREEEKESIANPSDGES from the exons ATGTTTGGGTGCAGCAGGGAGCCTGCCGGAGCGCCCCTCGGgtgggagcactgccagggcagcatgCGAAACCTCAACCTCCTCACCCTGCTCTCAGTCCTGGCGCTGGCTGGAGGATCTGTTGGGAATG GCCTTGAAAATGATGGATCAGGAGATGGATCGCTGACGTTATCCACTGTTACAGTAACATCTCCGCCTGCTGTGGGTTCTCCGACTGTGGAACACCATGAGGCAGTCGCGACAAGCACTTCTGAAAGCAGCTTTGAAACAGAAAGTACTCCAAGTAGTGAACTGAATGATGTGAATCATGAGAACAGCCTAGAAGCAGCAGAACAGTCTATCTTGATATATGTTGTTCCTGCCGTGCTGTTGGTCCTGCTGATTTTATtgatcacattttttttaatgcatcataaaaggaaaaagtctAAGCAAG ATGAACTGGGAAGCGAAAATGTGAAAAG TCCTATTTTTGAAGAAGACACGCCCTCTGTTATGGAGATAGAAATGGAAGAGCTTGATAAATGGATGAACAGCATGAACAAAAATG CTGACTGTGAATGTTTGCCTACTgtaagagaagaagaaaaagaatcaatTGCCAACCCAAG TGATGGTGAATCATGA
- the TIGD4 gene encoding tigger transposable element-derived protein 4, with the protein MAEALPEHSVRRKKSISIEEKLDIISAVESGEKKADIAAKYGIKKNSLSSIMKNKEKVLEAFETLRFDPKRKRLRTAFHADLEAALVRWYRVAQGLRVPVNGPMLRLKANELAQRLGHSEFRCSNGWLDRFKARYGLVFRAQPPEAAATTAVDAPALGYQNVLPSCLNDYQPKNVFHIQETGLLYQMLPHNTFAFKGETCSVGKLSKERVTVVVGTNMDGSEKLPLLVIGKKKSPRSFKGVKSLPVDYEANDEAWMTSEVFEQWMHKLDGRFQAQQRWVVILVHSLPAYTEVKNLKAVKLVFFPPDSSSCIAVKQGVIRSLKVKYRHCLIKRFVDSVEGNKEFMLSLLDAIEMLHQCWREVTPQTIVKSYNGAGFKLETETNSNDNEEVESDFDLIAHAQAAGVEFPEGLSLEEYAALDDGLVTCEVPTNNGMICAKESVSDKAGAFFGDEDEDKDEGGRFQGAEQPLPSKNEALSALDTLRKFLRSEDTDESLHDSLAHLENFIQHMACK; encoded by the coding sequence ATGGCAGAGGCGCTGCCCGAGCACAGcgtgaggaggaaaaagagcatCTCTATCGAGGAGAAACTGGACATCATCAGCGCTGTGGAGAGCGGCGAGAAAAAGGCGGACATTGCAGCCAAGTATGGCATCAAGAAGAATTCCCTGTCTTCGATTatgaagaataaagaaaaagttttgGAAGCTTTTGAAACTTTACGGTTTGATCCCAAAAGGAAGAGACTGAGAACCGCTTTCCATGCCGACCTGGAGGCGGCCCTGGTGCGGTGGTACCGGGTGGCGCAGGGCCTGAGGGTGCCGGTGAACGGGCCGATGCTGCGCCTCAAGGCCAACGAACTTGCCCAGCGGCTCGGACACAGCGAGTTCAGGTGCAGCAATGGCTGGCTCGACCGCTTCAAGGCCAGGTACGGGCTGGTCTTCAGAGCTCAGCCCCCCGAAGCGGCTGCTACTACTGCAGTGGATGCTCCAGCTCTTGGGTACCAAAATGTGCTTCCCTCTTGTTTAAATGATTACCAGccaaaaaatgtgtttcatatACAGGAGACTGGATTGTTATACCAGATGTTACCACATAACACATTTGCATTTAAAGGGGAAACTTGTTCTGTAGGCAAATTGAGCAAAGAGAGAGTAACTGTAGTGGTGGGTACGAATATGGATGGCTCCGAGAAACTTCCACTGCTtgttataggaaaaaaaaaaagtccacgCTCTTTCAAAGGTGTGAAGTCACTGCCTGTGGATTATGAAGCAAATGACGAGGCATGGATGACTTCAGAAGTGTTTGAACAGTGGATGCATAAACTGGATGGCAGATTTCAAGCACAGCAGCGCTGGGTGGTTATTCTTGTTCATTCTCTCCCAGCTTACACAGAAGTAAAGAACCTGAAGGCTGTCAAATTAGTGTTCTTTCCTCCAGACTCCTCTTCATGTATAGCTGTGAAACAAGGGGTTATCAGAAGTCTGAAGGTTAAATACAGGCATTGTCTTATCAAGAGATTTGTTGACTCTGTAGAAGGTAATAAGGAGTTTATGCTGAGCCTTCTTGATGCAATTGAGATGTTGCACCAGTGCTGGAGGGAAGTGACACCACAGACTATTGTAAAAAGTTATAATGGAGCAGGATTCAAATTAGAAACTGAGACAAATAGTAACGACAACGAGGAGGTTGAAAGTGATTTTGATTTGATTGCACATGCACAAGCAGCTGGAGTGGAGTTTCCAGAAGGCTTATCTTTAGAGGAATACGCAGCTCTAGATGATGGCTTGGTAACTTGTGAAGTGCCCACAAATAATGGGATGATCTGTGCCAAAGAAAGTGTGTCAGATAAAGCTGGGGCATTTTTTGGTGATGAAGATGAAGATAAGGATGAAGGTGGTCGATTTCAGGGAGCTGAACAGCCTTTACCATCAAAAAATGAGGCTTTGAGTGCTTTAGATACCCTTCGGAAGTTTCTCAGAAGTGAAGACACAGATGAGTCTCTTCATGATTCCCTAGCTCACTTGGAGAACTTTATTCAACATATGGCATGTAAATGA